A DNA window from Anaerocolumna sp. AGMB13020 contains the following coding sequences:
- a CDS encoding transposase, with the protein MGRKAKFSFEIKINIVQRYLSGKTSANHEAQLLGISGTRILEWISLYQSLGEEGLITTSQNTAYSSDTKKNAVLDYLNGKGSYSELCRKYGIRSSSQLRNWILKYNGHEKLKASGTGGRIMTKGRNTTFDERVEIVQYCIAHNHNYRETAEKHQISYQQARNYTIKYESDGVEALNDSRGKRKSKEQMNELEKLRAENKILRAEKERAEMEVSFLKKLEEIERRRY; encoded by the coding sequence ATGGGAAGAAAAGCTAAGTTTTCTTTCGAAATAAAGATAAATATTGTTCAAAGATATTTATCAGGTAAGACCTCTGCTAATCATGAAGCGCAGTTATTAGGTATCAGCGGGACACGCATTTTGGAGTGGATTTCTTTATATCAATCTTTGGGAGAAGAAGGTCTTATTACTACTTCCCAGAATACCGCTTATTCTTCGGATACAAAAAAAAATGCTGTACTAGATTATCTAAATGGTAAGGGTTCCTATTCTGAACTCTGCAGAAAATATGGAATTCGTTCATCATCCCAACTACGAAACTGGATTTTGAAGTATAATGGTCATGAGAAGCTGAAAGCTTCCGGAACAGGAGGCCGTATCATGACCAAAGGTAGAAACACCACATTTGATGAGCGAGTGGAAATAGTACAGTATTGTATTGCACATAATCACAATTACAGAGAAACAGCAGAAAAACACCAGATATCCTATCAGCAGGCACGCAATTACACCATTAAATATGAATCAGATGGAGTTGAAGCTTTAAATGATAGTCGTGGAAAAAGGAAATCGAAAGAACAAATGAACGAGTTAGAGAAACTCCGGGCTGAAAACAAGATTTTGAGAGCAGAAAAAGAACGAGCCGAAATGGAGGTATCCTTCTTAAAAAAACTCGAGGAGATAGAAAGGAGGCGGTATTAA
- a CDS encoding L-fucose/L-arabinose isomerase family protein: MKNIPELKLGIVAVSRDCFPMDLSVSRRKAVVAEFVKKYGEIYECPTCVENEIHMRKALEEVKAADCNALVVYLGNFGPESAETLLAKEFGGPVMFVAAAEETGSNLIGGRGDAYCGMLNASYNLKLRNIKAYIPEYPVGTAAECADMIGEFLPIARAVNGLNNLKIISFGPRPQDFLACNAPIKQLYNLGVEIEENSELDLFEAFHKHDGDSRIPEVVKSMEEELGAGNMKPEILPKLAQYELTLLDWVEAHKGSREYVAIAGKCWPAFQTQFGFVPCYVNSRLTGMGIPVSCEVDIFGTLSEFIGTVISEDAVTLLDINNSVPADLYEEDIKGKHAYSLKDTFMGFHCGNTTSGKLAFCSMKYQMIMARNLPEEVTQGTLEGDIAPGDITFFRLQGTAEGGLRGYIAQGEVLPVATRSFGGIGIFAIPEMGRFYRHVLIEKNYPHHGAVAFGHYGKAIYEVFKYIGVDVKEIGYNQPKGILYPTENPFAG; the protein is encoded by the coding sequence ATGAAAAATATACCCGAATTGAAATTAGGTATCGTAGCAGTGAGCAGAGACTGTTTTCCCATGGATTTGTCCGTATCCAGGAGAAAAGCTGTTGTGGCAGAGTTTGTGAAGAAATACGGAGAGATATATGAATGTCCCACCTGTGTGGAAAATGAAATCCATATGAGAAAAGCACTGGAGGAAGTAAAAGCAGCTGACTGCAACGCACTGGTAGTGTACCTGGGTAACTTTGGACCGGAATCAGCAGAGACATTACTTGCCAAAGAGTTCGGCGGACCTGTTATGTTTGTGGCAGCAGCAGAGGAGACCGGCAGTAATCTGATTGGGGGCAGAGGCGATGCCTATTGCGGTATGTTAAATGCCAGCTATAACTTAAAGCTTCGCAATATCAAAGCTTACATACCCGAGTATCCTGTAGGGACAGCAGCTGAATGCGCAGATATGATAGGGGAATTCCTGCCTATCGCAAGAGCAGTAAACGGACTGAATAATTTAAAGATTATCTCCTTTGGACCTCGTCCCCAGGATTTCCTTGCCTGCAATGCACCTATTAAGCAGTTATATAATCTGGGAGTTGAAATTGAAGAGAACTCAGAGCTTGATTTGTTTGAGGCTTTTCACAAACATGACGGAGATTCCAGAATTCCAGAAGTAGTTAAAAGTATGGAAGAAGAGCTGGGGGCAGGAAACATGAAACCTGAGATTCTTCCTAAGCTCGCACAATATGAACTTACGCTGTTAGACTGGGTAGAGGCGCATAAAGGCTCCAGAGAATACGTTGCGATAGCAGGTAAATGCTGGCCGGCTTTCCAGACACAGTTTGGTTTTGTGCCCTGTTATGTAAACAGCAGACTGACAGGAATGGGTATACCGGTATCCTGTGAAGTGGATATTTTCGGAACCCTCAGTGAGTTCATCGGAACAGTAATCAGTGAGGACGCTGTAACCTTGTTGGATATTAACAACAGTGTACCGGCAGATCTTTACGAGGAAGATATCAAGGGTAAACACGCCTATAGCTTAAAAGATACCTTCATGGGCTTCCATTGCGGAAATACAACTTCCGGCAAATTAGCTTTCTGTTCCATGAAATACCAGATGATTATGGCAAGAAACCTTCCAGAAGAAGTAACACAGGGTACCTTAGAGGGAGATATCGCACCTGGAGATATTACATTTTTCCGTTTACAGGGAACAGCTGAAGGCGGCTTAAGAGGATATATTGCCCAAGGTGAAGTATTACCTGTAGCTACCCGTTCCTTTGGTGGTATCGGTATATTTGCAATTCCTGAAATGGGTAGGTTCTACCGTCATGTACTGATTGAGAAGAATTATCCTCATCATGGAGCAGTCGCTTTTGGTCATTATGGTAAGGCTATCTATGAAGTGTTTAAATACATTGGGGTTGATGTAAAAGAAATCGGATACAATCAACCAAAGGGTATTCTTTATCCTACGGAAAATCCTTTTGCAGGCTAA